GCCTACGGGGCAATTGGCTTTGATGGCCAGGCCCCGGTCTCCTTCATGCAAACACCGGGTGCCAAGGAGGTCGGGATCGAGTTTTACACCTACTCCAAGACCTTCAACATGGCTGGTTGGCGGGTGGCCTTTGCGGTCGGGAATGCCGACATCATTGAGGCGCTCAACTTGATCCAAGACCACCTCTTTGTGTCACTCTTCCCGGCCTTGCAATACGCCGCCATTAACGCCTTGACCGACCCGCGGCGGGATGCGGCAATCCAAGAAATAGTTGACCGTTACCAGGCCCGGCGCGACGCCTTTATTGAGGCGGCCCAAAAGATCGGTTGGCGTCCAATCATTCCGGGGGGGACCTTTTACGCCTACATGCCGACGCCGGCCGGCTACACTTCCGAAGCCTTTGCCGACCTCTTGTTAGAGAAGGCGGCCGTGGCGGTGGCCCCGGCCAACGGTTTCGGGAAAAACGGCGAGGGTTACGTTCGGATTGGGCTCTTGATTGAACCGGCCCGCCTGGTCGAGGCCGTCGAGCGGATTGGCAATTTACACTTGTTTGATTAACACAGTACATAGGAGGATAAATCAATGGCTTTATCATATACGGTTTTAGGTGCTGGGGCGATGGGACTACGCTTCGGGGTATTACTGCAAGAATTAACGGGCGTGAAGGTGGACTTTGTTGACAACTGGCAGCCCCAAGTTGACACGATTAAGGAGCAGGGGGGCGTCTACGTTTCCCGCGACCACGAAAATCGGCACTTGGTTCCGGTGAACATCTACGCCCCGGAAGAATATCACGGCGACCCAGACGTCTTAATCATCTTTGCCAAGCAAATGACCTTACAAGACCTCTTGGAGCGCAGCAGCCACTTCTTTGCCCCGGATCACCAGTACGTCTTCTCCGGGATGAACGGGATGGGCCATATCGAAAAGATCAACCAGTACTTCCCCAAAGAAAACGTGATCGGCGGCACCTGTTTAATCGGGACGGTCCTAAACAAGGCGGGGGACGTTGACTTCATCGGTAAGGCTGGTGCCGGTTCGATCAACTTGGCCCCGCAAAGTGGTCGGGTGGACGACCCGCGGGTACAAGAAATTGTCGCCGACTTTGAAAAGGCCAACATCCACTGTAACCTAACCGATAATTTCTACGGTACCCTGTTGACCAAGGTGGTCTTTAACTCGGTGATCAACACGATCTGCACCCTCTTTGAAATCCAGATGGGTCAGTTCATTAAGTCACCGGCCGCTGAAAAACTGGGCAAACAGTTAATCAATGAGGCCTACGACGTGGTAGAACGGGCGGGGATCCAGCTCCTGTCGACCCGAGAAGAGGAATGGGAGACGATCCACTACGTTTCCGCCGTCTCTAATCCCCTTCACTACCCATCAATGTACCAGGACATGAGCAAGAACCGGCCGACCGAGGTTGACTACATCAATGGTTACCTTTACGACCTGGGGCAAAAGTACGGCTACCAAGCCGACACTCACAACTTCTTGCGTAACTTAGTGCACCTGGCCGAATCGACCCGCCAGCAACGGGGCCACGGCGAATAATTAATACAATTTGGGTATCAAAGGTGAGTCAGAATAGGTTTTTCACATTTAATTAACCCGGCGCTATCATTAACTTAGTTCAATAAATGGAGGAATTAATGATGGCAAACAACGAAGAAGCAGTTAAAAACGACCTGTTTGGTTTTGGTGACAAGAACGTCGCCTTTGCTAAGTACTTTATCGGTGACTCCTACTTAAATAGTTTGATCTCCGCCGATGACAACATTGATGTTCACGTGGCCAACGTTAGCTTTGAACCGGACTGCCGCAACAACTGGCACGTTCATCACAACGGCTACCAATTACTGCTGGTAACCGCTGGGGAAGGCTGGTACCAAGAATTTGGTAAGCCGGCCCAAAAGTTGCACCCGGGCGATGCCGTGGCAATTCACGAAGGGGTTAAGCACTGGCACGGGGCCACCAAGGACTCTTGGTTTAGCCACATCGCCATCACCAAGGGCTCTTCGGAATGGTTGGAAGAAGTTTCCGACGCCGATTACGCTAAGTTAGCTGATTAAAAAAATGGGGTGCCGATGAGTGAATGACCGGCGCCCTTTTTATTCACATCCAACTAACAAAAAGTAAGTTAAATCGTTAGACTTTCCTTTAGTTAGCAAGTATCATAAAATCAACATATGACCAAGCGAAGATTAAAGGAGGAAACACGATGGCAGAAGAGAAGCAAATGAACTATGACGTAGTGGTAATTGGGGCTGGCCCAGGGGGGATGACGGCGGCCATGTACGCTTCCCGAGCGAACCTGTCCGTGTTACTGTTGGACCGCGGAATTTACGGGGGGAACCTTAACAACACTGCCACGATCGAAAATTACACCGGCTTCAAGACCGTTCAGGGGCCGGAATTAGCCCAGAATATGTACGACGGGGCGACCCAGTTTGGGGCGACTTACGGCTACGGGACGGTAACGGCGCTGACCGTCAACGAAGATGGCACCAAGAGCGTGACGACCGACATGGGTGACACCTTCATTGCCAAGGCGGTCGTGATTGCCACCGGGTCCGATCAACGTAAGCTCGGCGCACCGGGTGAACAGGAATACTCCGGCCGCGGGGTTTCCTACTGTGCCGTTTGTGACGGGGCCTTTTTCCGCAACAAGCACCTGATCGTGGTCGGCGGGGGTGACTCCGCCGTTGAAGAGGGGATGTATTTAACTCAGTTTGCCGACAAGGTAACCGTCTTGGTGCGCCACGACCACTTGAAGGCCCAAATGGTAGCCCAGGAACGGGCGAAGAAGAATGGACAAATGGAGTTCATCTTCAACACTGAGGTAACCGAAATTAAGGGTGACGATAACAAGGTGACCGGGGTCAAGACCCACAACAACCAGACTAACGAGGATGGTTACATCGACGCTGATGGGGTCTTCGTGTACGTGGGGGTTGTGCCAATGACCAGTGCCTTTAAGGACCTGGGCATCTTAGACGAACGGGGCTGGGTCAAGACCGACGAGAAGATGGCCACCAGCGTTCCCGGTGTCTACGCGGTTGGTGACGTCCGCAACACCGTCCTTCGCCAAATTGCAACGGCAGTTGGTGACGGGGCGATCGCCGGTCAACAAATCTTCAACTATATTAGCGAAAACGATTAAGGATAGGGGGGCATGGCAATGGAGGCCCTGCGGATTGGGGTGCTAAACCTCATGCACGACAAGGAGGCGACTAGGCGTCGTTTTACCCGGGTCCTTGAACAACCCGGCCTGCCGGTTAAGCTGACCTTCTTTTACCCGGTTACCCACTACACTGGTCGCCCGGTACCAGAGGCGGTGGCTAAGATTGCCCGGCCCTTGGACCTGGAACTAGCCGCCCAGATGGATGGTTTTATCATCACTGGGGCGCCGATCGAAAACTTGCCCTTTGACCAGGTAGAGTACTTCGCCGAGGTGTGTGACCTGATTGACGTTTTGAACCGGGCCCGGGTCTTTCAACTTTACGTGTGCTGGGGGGCGATGGTGGCGGCCAACTACCTGTACGGCGTTGAAAAACACCGGCTGGCAAAGAAGTACTTCGGCGTCTTTGAAAACCAAGTCGTGGCCCCCGACCCCCTCTTAGTTGGGCTGGAACCTAACTTCTTGGCCCCCCACGCCCGTTACGCCGAGCTAAACGAGGGGGAGTTGGCCCCAGAAATGGTGGTAACGGCGCGTTCAAGTGAGGGCTACTTGCTAGCCGCTCGGGCAACCGCGTACCAGAGCTTCTTGTTTGCCCACCTG
The nucleotide sequence above comes from Limosilactobacillus fermentum. Encoded proteins:
- a CDS encoding ketopantoate reductase family protein, giving the protein MALSYTVLGAGAMGLRFGVLLQELTGVKVDFVDNWQPQVDTIKEQGGVYVSRDHENRHLVPVNIYAPEEYHGDPDVLIIFAKQMTLQDLLERSSHFFAPDHQYVFSGMNGMGHIEKINQYFPKENVIGGTCLIGTVLNKAGDVDFIGKAGAGSINLAPQSGRVDDPRVQEIVADFEKANIHCNLTDNFYGTLLTKVVFNSVINTICTLFEIQMGQFIKSPAAEKLGKQLINEAYDVVERAGIQLLSTREEEWETIHYVSAVSNPLHYPSMYQDMSKNRPTEVDYINGYLYDLGQKYGYQADTHNFLRNLVHLAESTRQQRGHGE
- a CDS encoding cupin domain-containing protein: MANNEEAVKNDLFGFGDKNVAFAKYFIGDSYLNSLISADDNIDVHVANVSFEPDCRNNWHVHHNGYQLLLVTAGEGWYQEFGKPAQKLHPGDAVAIHEGVKHWHGATKDSWFSHIAITKGSSEWLEEVSDADYAKLAD
- the trxB gene encoding thioredoxin-disulfide reductase yields the protein MAEEKQMNYDVVVIGAGPGGMTAAMYASRANLSVLLLDRGIYGGNLNNTATIENYTGFKTVQGPELAQNMYDGATQFGATYGYGTVTALTVNEDGTKSVTTDMGDTFIAKAVVIATGSDQRKLGAPGEQEYSGRGVSYCAVCDGAFFRNKHLIVVGGGDSAVEEGMYLTQFADKVTVLVRHDHLKAQMVAQERAKKNGQMEFIFNTEVTEIKGDDNKVTGVKTHNNQTNEDGYIDADGVFVYVGVVPMTSAFKDLGILDERGWVKTDEKMATSVPGVYAVGDVRNTVLRQIATAVGDGAIAGQQIFNYISEND
- a CDS encoding homoserine O-acetyltransferase/O-succinyltransferase family protein, with amino-acid sequence MAMEALRIGVLNLMHDKEATRRRFTRVLEQPGLPVKLTFFYPVTHYTGRPVPEAVAKIARPLDLELAAQMDGFIITGAPIENLPFDQVEYFAEVCDLIDVLNRARVFQLYVCWGAMVAANYLYGVEKHRLAKKYFGVFENQVVAPDPLLVGLEPNFLAPHARYAELNEGELAPEMVVTARSSEGYLLAARATAYQSFLFAHLEYGQNALLEEYQREVAAHPTRHYQKPVHYFKDEGRMQGPKFRWRATQQRYFANWLNMVATKRLLGVCKVS